A window of Natrinema versiforme contains these coding sequences:
- the arcS gene encoding archaeosine synthase subunit alpha, translating into MTDYFEVHERDGAARVGELRLSSPISTPALVDDILEDAGSLWSADRDLPEGDDSQLTMLPHRAFPGGTADEVQESFGVDYPDVDYPSVAVVSSESPADHGTDAYAVSNVQSVTGHGAALVEAVVDAREAIPADTALLFSGVATPRNVAVLAYAGVDLFDETAAVVKGTEGRYLTTDEAYFLEDLEELPCSCPACQKPREEFTREDCAEHNVNALESELAIVRRRIRDGRLRDYVEGQARHDQWLTAAVRELDSQWGYLEERTPILRDAQISAATSDTLRRVEIQRFADRVTTRYRNRFSNPLVLVPCSAAKPYSESQSHRQFHDAIQWRAHLVSMTSPIGVVPQELETTYPAQHYDTVVTGRWSEDEKQFVSEVLQRYLERNEYPEIIAHVPDEGYHDIVERVEKRLDLDITYTVAEHPTDDESIANLSSALSGELKYSKREREHNTVRAIADYLLGDGAGDDLFADIQTTSRYPKIQVRDPEDTQLATMVPQYGTLSFTLAGARQWLESDAPTKRVEIDGFVPHGSVLAPGVVDADEDIRVGDEVVVEGPQAFAVGRAEMFGREMAESTRGVACEIRHVEEK; encoded by the coding sequence ATGACCGACTACTTCGAAGTACACGAGCGCGACGGGGCCGCGCGCGTGGGCGAACTTCGCCTCTCCTCGCCGATTTCGACACCCGCACTCGTCGACGACATCCTCGAGGACGCGGGCTCGCTCTGGAGCGCCGACCGCGACCTCCCCGAGGGCGACGACTCGCAGCTCACCATGCTCCCTCACCGGGCGTTCCCCGGCGGCACCGCCGACGAAGTGCAGGAGTCGTTCGGCGTCGACTACCCCGACGTCGACTATCCCAGCGTCGCGGTCGTCTCGAGCGAGAGCCCCGCGGACCACGGCACCGACGCGTACGCGGTCTCGAACGTTCAATCGGTGACGGGCCACGGCGCGGCGCTCGTCGAAGCCGTCGTCGACGCCCGCGAGGCGATTCCGGCGGACACCGCTCTGTTGTTCTCCGGCGTCGCCACGCCCCGGAACGTCGCCGTGTTGGCCTACGCCGGCGTCGATCTGTTCGACGAGACCGCGGCCGTCGTGAAGGGAACCGAAGGCCGGTACCTGACGACCGACGAGGCCTACTTCCTCGAGGACCTCGAGGAACTCCCCTGTTCGTGTCCGGCCTGTCAGAAACCGCGCGAGGAGTTCACCCGTGAGGACTGTGCCGAGCACAACGTCAACGCCCTCGAGTCCGAGCTGGCGATCGTCCGCCGCCGGATCCGAGACGGTCGGCTCCGGGACTACGTCGAAGGACAGGCCCGCCACGATCAGTGGCTCACCGCCGCCGTGCGCGAACTCGACTCCCAGTGGGGCTACCTCGAGGAGCGGACGCCGATTCTGCGGGACGCCCAGATCAGCGCCGCGACCAGCGACACTCTCCGTCGGGTGGAGATCCAGCGCTTCGCCGACCGGGTGACGACGCGCTACCGGAACCGCTTCAGCAACCCGCTCGTGCTCGTTCCCTGTTCGGCCGCCAAGCCCTACAGCGAGTCCCAGAGCCACCGCCAGTTCCACGACGCCATTCAGTGGCGCGCTCACCTCGTGTCGATGACCAGTCCCATCGGCGTCGTCCCACAGGAACTCGAGACGACCTATCCGGCCCAGCACTACGACACCGTCGTCACGGGCCGCTGGTCCGAAGACGAGAAGCAGTTCGTCAGCGAGGTCCTGCAGCGGTACCTCGAGCGCAACGAGTATCCCGAGATTATCGCCCACGTCCCCGACGAGGGCTACCACGACATCGTCGAGCGCGTCGAGAAGCGACTTGACCTCGATATCACCTACACCGTCGCCGAGCATCCGACCGACGACGAGTCGATCGCGAACCTCTCGAGTGCCCTGTCGGGCGAACTGAAATACTCGAAGCGCGAGCGCGAGCACAACACCGTCCGCGCCATCGCGGACTACCTGCTCGGCGACGGGGCCGGCGACGACCTCTTCGCGGACATCCAGACGACCAGCCGCTACCCGAAGATTCAGGTCCGCGACCCCGAGGATACCCAGCTCGCGACGATGGTTCCCCAGTACGGCACCCTCTCCTTTACGCTCGCCGGCGCGCGGCAGTGGCTCGAGAGCGACGCGCCGACGAAGCGCGTCGAGATCGACGGCTTCGTCCCCCACGGCAGCGTACTCGCGCCGGGGGTCGTCGACGCCGACGAGGACATCCGCGTCGGCGACGAGGTGGTCGTCGAGGGGCCGCAGGCGTTCGCCGTCGGCCGCGCCGAGATGTTCGGCCGCGAGATGGCCGAAAGTACGCGCGGCGTCGCCTGCGAGATCCGCCACGTCGAAGAGAAGTAG
- a CDS encoding HalOD1 output domain-containing protein codes for MSTSFNGSSGDGVYESVSIAVVSAVATHRGTDPTDLPPLYEWIDPDALDSLFAPTRRGGSRGGRLEFTYDGHAITVDCTDGVAIEIDDSPVARPVVVDSEPGSLTNA; via the coding sequence GTGAGTACTTCATTCAACGGGTCGTCCGGCGACGGCGTCTACGAGTCCGTCAGCATTGCCGTCGTTAGCGCAGTTGCGACCCACCGGGGGACGGATCCGACCGACCTCCCGCCGCTGTACGAGTGGATCGACCCGGACGCGCTCGATTCCCTCTTCGCGCCCACTCGACGCGGTGGGTCCCGCGGCGGCCGGCTCGAGTTCACCTACGACGGCCACGCGATCACCGTCGACTGCACCGACGGCGTGGCGATCGAGATCGACGATTCGCCGGTCGCCCGACCGGTCGTCGTCGATTCCGAACCCGGTTCGCTGACGAACGCGTAA
- a CDS encoding LLM class flavin-dependent oxidoreductase, whose protein sequence is MNLSIVDLAPARDGDSATDAYANTVDLAQTAEELGYSRFWVAEHHGMADSIASTTPETLIAYLAAETDEIRVGSGTVLLNHYQPFKVAETFGSLDALAPGRVDLGLGRATGIPAADRALGTERQKRNPDKDHAEKIEATVNHLYDGFGDDHPYAELTLPRSADDTPETWVLGSSPSSAEIAGELGLRYCFAGFIRPNLAEQAFETYRATFEPSPLEAGPDDPTGMLALNVACAETDEEAARLRSTAEASYQRMQRGVVGSLPPVEEAIDELGGVPEPTPTPLPDGDRPRAISGGPETVADLLGQLTDRVGVEDVIVQNLIADHDDVVRSHELLADAVGL, encoded by the coding sequence GTGAACCTCTCGATCGTCGATCTCGCGCCGGCTCGGGACGGAGACAGTGCGACCGATGCGTACGCCAACACGGTCGACCTCGCCCAGACGGCCGAGGAACTCGGGTACTCGCGGTTCTGGGTGGCCGAGCACCACGGGATGGCCGACTCGATCGCGAGCACGACCCCGGAGACGCTCATCGCGTACCTCGCGGCCGAAACCGACGAGATCCGGGTCGGCTCCGGAACGGTCCTGCTCAACCACTACCAGCCGTTCAAGGTGGCAGAGACGTTCGGCTCTCTCGACGCGCTGGCACCGGGCCGCGTCGACCTCGGTCTCGGCCGAGCGACCGGGATTCCGGCCGCTGACCGCGCGCTGGGGACCGAACGGCAGAAACGCAACCCCGACAAAGACCACGCCGAGAAGATCGAAGCGACGGTCAACCACCTCTACGACGGCTTTGGCGACGACCATCCCTACGCCGAATTAACGCTCCCGCGATCGGCCGACGACACCCCGGAAACGTGGGTCCTCGGTTCGAGTCCCTCGAGCGCCGAAATCGCCGGCGAACTCGGCCTCCGATACTGCTTCGCCGGGTTCATCCGACCGAACCTCGCCGAACAAGCGTTCGAGACCTATCGAGCCACCTTCGAACCCTCGCCGCTCGAGGCGGGGCCGGACGACCCGACGGGAATGCTCGCGCTGAACGTGGCCTGTGCCGAAACGGACGAGGAAGCGGCCAGACTCCGGTCGACCGCCGAGGCGTCCTATCAGCGAATGCAACGCGGCGTCGTCGGGTCGCTGCCGCCGGTCGAGGAAGCCATCGACGAACTCGGTGGCGTCCCGGAGCCGACGCCGACCCCCCTGCCGGACGGCGACCGGCCGCGTGCGATTTCCGGGGGTCCGGAAACGGTGGCCGACCTGCTCGGACAACTGACCGATCGGGTCGGCGTCGAGGACGTCATCGTGCAGAATCTGATCGCCGACCACGACGACGTGGTGCGCTCTCACGAACTCCTCGCCGACGCCGTCGGACTCTGA
- a CDS encoding archaeosine biosynthesis radical SAM protein RaSEA, giving the protein MSKPTPEVYEQGKGMDAHNQAMREIRSRKEASYDPHEPTRVWLDEDNTPDGVKSSLTIILNTGGCRWARAGGCTMCGYVAESVDGGSVSHEALMDQIDICLAHESENADEPADLIKIYTSGSFLDEREVGAESRRAIADTFADRERIVVESLPDFVNREKIGDFTQHGLDTDIAIGLETATDRVRHDCVNKYFDFADFEDACAEAAAGDEAAGDDVAAGIKAYLLMKPPFLTESEAVEDMISSIERCADVAGCHTVSMNPCNVQRYTMVDDLYFEDGYRPPWLWSVAHVLEETADVDAIVVSDPVGHGSDRGPHNCQECDDNVQKAIKDFDLRQDPSVFEQVSCECELTWETVMERERSFNQPLMR; this is encoded by the coding sequence ATGAGTAAACCCACGCCCGAGGTATACGAGCAGGGCAAGGGCATGGACGCCCACAATCAGGCGATGCGGGAGATCCGCTCCCGAAAGGAGGCCAGTTACGACCCCCACGAGCCCACCCGCGTCTGGCTCGACGAGGACAACACGCCCGACGGCGTCAAGTCGAGTCTGACGATCATCCTGAACACCGGCGGCTGCCGGTGGGCCCGCGCCGGCGGCTGTACGATGTGTGGCTACGTCGCCGAGAGCGTCGACGGCGGCTCGGTCTCCCACGAGGCCCTGATGGACCAGATCGACATCTGTCTGGCCCACGAGTCCGAAAACGCGGACGAACCGGCCGACCTCATCAAGATCTACACCTCCGGTTCGTTCCTCGACGAGCGCGAGGTCGGCGCGGAGAGTCGCCGGGCGATCGCCGACACCTTCGCCGACCGCGAACGGATCGTCGTCGAATCGCTGCCGGACTTCGTCAATCGCGAGAAGATCGGCGATTTCACTCAGCACGGGCTCGACACCGACATCGCGATCGGCCTCGAGACGGCGACGGACCGCGTGCGCCACGACTGCGTGAACAAGTACTTCGACTTCGCCGACTTCGAGGACGCCTGCGCGGAAGCCGCCGCCGGGGACGAGGCCGCGGGCGACGATGTCGCGGCCGGCATCAAGGCCTACCTCCTGATGAAGCCGCCCTTCCTCACCGAGTCCGAGGCCGTCGAAGACATGATCTCCTCGATCGAGCGCTGTGCCGATGTCGCTGGCTGTCACACCGTCTCGATGAACCCCTGTAACGTCCAGCGCTACACCATGGTCGACGACCTCTACTTCGAGGACGGCTACCGCCCGCCGTGGCTCTGGTCGGTCGCTCACGTGCTCGAGGAGACGGCGGACGTCGACGCCATCGTCGTCTCGGACCCGGTCGGACACGGTTCCGATCGCGGCCCGCACAACTGTCAGGAGTGCGACGACAACGTCCAGAAGGCGATCAAGGATTTCGACCTCCGGCAGGACCCCTCGGTCTTCGAGCAGGTCTCCTGTGAGTGTGAACTAACCTGGGAGACCGTCATGGAGCGCGAACGGAGCTTCAACCAGCCGCTGATGCGGTAA
- a CDS encoding bacterio-opsin activator domain-containing protein — protein MSETDTQAESEQDAEAADTLRILLIEDNPGDARLIQEMLRDTEELAQRVSPGEATGKTPDISRENRLEDGLETAHSEPTDIVLLDLNLPDSEGLSTLETVHEETGETPIVVLTGVRDQQVGVEAIQRGAQDFLVKDEVTSELLVRTIHHAIERARQERERRQQREQLEALNRLNRIGHDITHAVITTETRAELEQQVCDRLADSDAYRFAWIGGVNPGSDRVVPKAAAGVEDGYLDEIDITANENEESGQGPAGTAIRTGQVQVMNDVQTASEFEPWREQARARDYRSSAAIPIVHEDLVYGVLNVYSSSPRAFEGPETAVLARIGDVIAHAITAIERKDALVSDAVVELEFRVEEMAEELVALSATESCTIEFEQLVSGDEALLAYGSARGISQEAFTDTIDETEGIGDVRFFSVRRDELEFELVAPAAVSLFETIATHGGRVASATIADGEFRFVVELPRGRDTRQMIELIRTQRDDVTYLAQRTTERSKRSDSGSSSVLEEELTDKQRAALETAFFAGYFDWPRGSTGEEIADRLGIAPATFNQHLRTAERKFFTSIFGE, from the coding sequence ATGAGCGAGACGGACACCCAAGCCGAGAGCGAGCAGGACGCGGAGGCGGCCGATACGCTCCGCATCCTCCTCATCGAGGACAATCCCGGCGACGCCCGGCTCATCCAGGAGATGCTCCGGGACACCGAGGAACTCGCCCAGCGAGTAAGCCCCGGCGAGGCGACCGGGAAGACGCCCGATATCTCCCGCGAGAACCGCCTCGAGGACGGGCTCGAGACGGCCCACTCCGAGCCCACAGACATCGTCTTGCTCGATCTGAACCTCCCCGACAGCGAGGGGCTCTCGACCCTCGAGACGGTCCACGAGGAGACCGGCGAGACGCCGATCGTCGTCCTGACCGGCGTCCGCGACCAGCAGGTCGGCGTCGAGGCGATCCAGCGCGGCGCACAGGACTTCCTCGTCAAAGACGAGGTGACCAGCGAACTGCTGGTGCGGACGATCCACCACGCGATCGAGCGCGCCAGACAGGAGCGCGAACGCCGCCAGCAACGTGAACAACTCGAGGCGCTCAACCGGCTCAACCGGATCGGCCACGACATCACCCACGCGGTGATCACGACCGAGACGCGGGCGGAACTCGAACAGCAGGTCTGCGATCGGCTCGCCGACTCCGACGCCTACCGGTTCGCGTGGATCGGCGGAGTCAATCCGGGCAGCGACCGCGTCGTCCCGAAGGCGGCGGCCGGCGTCGAGGACGGCTATCTCGACGAGATCGACATCACCGCCAACGAAAACGAGGAGAGCGGACAAGGTCCCGCGGGAACGGCGATCCGGACCGGACAGGTACAGGTCATGAACGATGTCCAGACCGCCTCCGAGTTCGAGCCGTGGCGAGAGCAGGCACGCGCCCGCGACTACCGGTCCTCCGCGGCGATCCCGATCGTCCACGAGGACCTCGTTTACGGCGTGTTGAACGTCTATTCGTCGTCGCCGCGGGCGTTCGAGGGACCGGAGACCGCCGTCCTCGCCCGGATCGGCGACGTCATCGCCCACGCGATCACGGCGATCGAACGCAAAGACGCATTGGTCAGCGACGCCGTCGTCGAACTCGAGTTCCGCGTCGAGGAGATGGCGGAGGAACTGGTCGCCCTCTCGGCGACCGAGTCGTGTACGATCGAGTTCGAACAGTTGGTCAGCGGCGACGAGGCGCTGCTCGCCTACGGCTCGGCACGCGGTATCTCACAGGAGGCGTTCACCGACACCATCGACGAAACCGAGGGGATCGGCGACGTTCGGTTCTTCTCGGTCAGGCGCGACGAACTCGAGTTCGAACTCGTCGCGCCCGCGGCCGTCTCGCTGTTCGAGACGATCGCGACCCACGGCGGCCGCGTCGCGTCGGCGACGATCGCCGACGGGGAGTTCCGGTTCGTCGTCGAACTCCCGCGCGGCCGGGACACCCGCCAGATGATCGAACTCATCAGGACCCAGCGCGACGACGTGACCTACCTCGCCCAGCGCACCACCGAACGCAGCAAGCGCAGCGATTCCGGCTCGTCCTCGGTCCTCGAGGAGGAACTGACCGACAAACAGCGGGCCGCCCTCGAGACGGCCTTCTTCGCGGGCTACTTCGACTGGCCCCGCGGGAGCACGGGCGAGGAGATCGCCGACCGCCTCGGAATCGCGCCGGCGACGTTCAACCAGCATCTGCGGACGGCAGAACGGAAGTTCTTCACCTCCATCTTCGGCGAGTAA
- a CDS encoding HdeD family acid-resistance protein: MNSITASTGHDGGYSLENEWRTLAIAGVAIGLLGLLAMAVPMVTGLSMTIALGVLLVAGGIVHGVHAFAARGWHGAIWQTALAVVSVIAGIAVLAAPAVALVTLTLALVAYLVVDGVAELAAATRMTGAPGRTSIAVSGVASVVLAALLWVGFPATAAWAIGLLVGINLLVTGLSMVAVAMAARPLEDVTPPATEPRGA; this comes from the coding sequence ATGAACAGTATCACAGCATCCACCGGACACGACGGGGGCTACTCCCTCGAGAACGAATGGCGAACGCTCGCGATCGCGGGTGTGGCAATCGGGCTGCTCGGACTCCTCGCGATGGCCGTCCCGATGGTCACCGGCCTGTCGATGACGATAGCGCTCGGCGTGCTCCTCGTTGCGGGCGGGATCGTCCACGGCGTTCACGCGTTCGCCGCCCGGGGCTGGCACGGCGCGATCTGGCAGACCGCGCTCGCCGTCGTCTCGGTGATCGCCGGGATCGCCGTACTCGCGGCACCCGCGGTCGCGCTCGTCACGCTGACGCTGGCGCTCGTGGCGTACTTAGTCGTCGACGGCGTCGCGGAACTCGCGGCGGCGACGCGAATGACCGGCGCTCCCGGCCGGACCTCGATCGCCGTCAGCGGCGTGGCCTCGGTCGTCCTCGCCGCGCTCCTCTGGGTCGGGTTCCCGGCCACCGCGGCGTGGGCGATCGGCCTGCTCGTCGGCATCAACCTCCTCGTGACCGGGCTCTCGATGGTGGCCGTCGCGATGGCCGCCCGCCCGCTCGAGGACGTGACTCCGCCCGCGACCGAACCTCGCGGCGCGTGA
- the tgtA gene encoding tRNA guanosine(15) transglycosylase TgtA, which yields MRECFEVRDIDAGGRIGELTVPRADATVETPALLPVINPNLDTISPRRLADEFGAEILITNSYIIHGDDTLRERALEEGLHDLLDFPGAIMTDSGSFQLSEYGEIDVTTEEILEFQREIGSDIATPVDIPTPPDVSRDRAEADLETTQERLEIAETADTGEMLVSAPVQGSTYPALRERAGSHAEGTALDVFPVGAVVPLMNDYRYDDMIDIVAAAKRGLGADAPVHLFGAGHPMMFALAVAMGCDLFDSAAYALYARDDRYLTVRGTRALDDLDYLPCSCAVCTEHSPDELRALPDADRETELAAHNLHVTFAEIRRIKQAIRAGTLMELVEQRARAHPTMLDGYRTLLDHAEQLERSDPVSKGAFFYTSHESARRPEVVRHHQRLERLSVPDSLLLTEGDAPRGDEFDDSWRVEPPFGPFPRALSRSYPLTAEVPDRTDRAALEAAADGVARLVETNPETAVTLAHRGWPAGVLERVPEGVALVDLASD from the coding sequence ATGCGCGAGTGCTTCGAAGTCCGGGATATCGACGCCGGCGGCCGCATCGGCGAACTCACCGTTCCCCGAGCCGACGCCACCGTCGAAACCCCGGCCCTGCTGCCGGTGATTAATCCGAATTTGGACACGATCAGCCCTCGCCGGCTCGCCGACGAGTTCGGCGCGGAGATTCTCATCACGAACTCCTATATTATCCACGGGGACGATACCCTCCGCGAACGCGCGCTCGAGGAGGGCCTGCACGATCTGCTCGATTTCCCGGGCGCGATCATGACCGACTCGGGTTCGTTCCAGCTCTCGGAGTACGGCGAGATCGATGTCACGACCGAGGAAATCCTCGAATTCCAGCGCGAGATCGGCTCCGACATCGCCACGCCCGTCGACATTCCGACGCCGCCGGACGTTTCCCGCGATCGCGCCGAAGCCGACCTCGAGACCACACAAGAGCGACTCGAGATCGCCGAGACCGCCGATACGGGCGAGATGCTCGTCAGCGCACCTGTCCAGGGATCGACCTACCCAGCTCTCCGCGAGCGGGCCGGTAGCCACGCCGAGGGGACCGCTCTCGACGTCTTCCCAGTCGGCGCGGTCGTGCCGCTGATGAACGACTACCGGTACGACGACATGATCGACATCGTCGCCGCCGCAAAACGCGGGCTGGGTGCCGACGCGCCCGTCCACCTCTTCGGTGCCGGCCACCCCATGATGTTCGCGCTCGCCGTCGCGATGGGCTGTGACCTGTTCGATTCCGCGGCCTACGCGCTGTACGCCCGCGACGACCGCTATCTCACGGTGCGGGGCACCCGCGCCCTCGACGACCTCGACTACCTCCCCTGTTCGTGTGCCGTCTGTACCGAGCACTCGCCCGACGAGTTGCGCGCCCTGCCAGACGCCGATCGCGAGACCGAACTCGCCGCCCACAACCTCCACGTCACCTTCGCCGAGATCCGCCGGATCAAGCAGGCGATCCGCGCCGGCACCCTCATGGAACTCGTCGAACAGCGCGCCCGTGCCCACCCGACGATGCTCGACGGCTATCGCACGCTGCTCGATCACGCCGAACAGCTCGAGCGCTCGGACCCCGTCTCGAAGGGCGCGTTCTTCTACACCTCCCACGAGAGCGCCCGCCGACCCGAGGTCGTCCGCCATCACCAGCGCCTCGAGCGGCTGTCCGTCCCCGATTCCCTGCTGCTCACCGAAGGCGACGCGCCGCGGGGCGACGAGTTCGACGACTCGTGGCGAGTCGAACCGCCCTTCGGCCCCTTCCCGCGGGCGCTCTCGCGGAGCTACCCGCTCACCGCCGAAGTCCCGGACCGGACCGACCGGGCCGCCCTCGAGGCCGCGGCCGACGGCGTGGCCCGCCTCGTCGAGACGAACCCGGAGACCGCGGTCACCCTCGCCCATCGGGGCTGGCCTGCGGGCGTCCTCGAGCGCGTCCCCGAGGGCGTCGCGCTCGTCGACCTCGCGTCGGACTGA
- a CDS encoding TRAM domain-containing protein, with the protein MLGPAVLGGSAIVALVIGSWLFKRFRGRSADERRSWERHTDAQERDPPVDIGDVEETAIREFSDHHSGERRAVCKIEGFVVFVEDVPDDCDPTDVIRIKILSFNRGHTSATATHLETV; encoded by the coding sequence ATGCTCGGCCCGGCAGTACTCGGCGGGAGCGCCATCGTCGCCCTCGTGATCGGATCGTGGCTGTTCAAACGGTTCCGCGGTCGGTCCGCGGACGAACGCCGATCGTGGGAACGACACACGGATGCACAGGAGCGCGACCCCCCGGTCGATATCGGAGATGTCGAGGAAACGGCGATCCGCGAGTTCAGCGACCACCACTCCGGCGAGCGGCGAGCGGTCTGTAAGATCGAAGGGTTCGTCGTCTTCGTCGAGGACGTGCCCGACGACTGCGACCCGACGGACGTGATCCGGATCAAGATCCTCTCGTTCAACCGCGGCCACACGTCGGCGACGGCGACACACCTCGAGACCGTATAA
- a CDS encoding response regulator, with the protein MSETDGFQAEPAQILLVEDNPGDVRLTKEAFKQGRIENDLHVVSDGTEALDFLSQRSGYADAPRPDLILLDLNLPGKDGEEVLEELKDDSALRSIPVIVLTSSRAEEDVVKSYELHANAYLTKPVDPDEFIETVRAFEKFWFSVVRLPPEVDGQ; encoded by the coding sequence ATGAGTGAGACCGACGGCTTTCAGGCCGAGCCGGCACAGATCCTGCTGGTCGAGGACAACCCCGGCGACGTGCGTCTGACCAAGGAGGCGTTCAAACAGGGTCGGATCGAGAACGACCTGCACGTCGTCTCCGACGGCACCGAGGCGCTCGATTTCCTCTCCCAGCGCAGCGGGTACGCCGACGCACCGCGGCCGGACCTCATCCTTCTGGATCTCAATCTGCCCGGCAAGGACGGCGAGGAAGTACTCGAGGAACTCAAGGACGATTCGGCGCTGCGATCGATTCCGGTGATCGTGCTGACGAGTTCGCGAGCGGAGGAAGACGTCGTCAAGTCCTACGAACTACACGCTAACGCCTACCTCACGAAACCGGTCGACCCCGACGAGTTCATCGAGACCGTCCGCGCCTTCGAGAAGTTCTGGTTCTCGGTCGTGCGGCTTCCCCCCGAGGTCGATGGCCAATGA